From the genome of Ignavibacteriales bacterium, one region includes:
- a CDS encoding T9SS type A sorting domain-containing protein gives MKRALLLMLVTTVVFGILSSSTNAQSNVDNELKWSRIQADKNAVSPVQSDYNYIQGPPVFQKYDFGETDVLVMPNYRILPATNTTQSELSIDIHPSNPNILFASANATNWPFSTIWGTGVYWTTDAGANWGGANNPQPLFGSTNYGDPSSAIGPNGYFYEGYITLAGGMGVATSTNNGATWTSSVVSALSSDDKNHLMVDKQVTSPYVNRVYNTWTDFNGGANNNQVVVKSSTDFGATWGTLINLSASLNPGSHGQGCNVQTGPNGEVYVVFAVYDNFPSGEDAIGFAKSTDGGATWTKSRIYGAMTPNGNFNFGIRGNLKPTSIRVSSFPSMSVDRSGGLNNGNIYIVWPQINVAPAGTDPDIVCLTSTDNGATWNGPVRVNDDALNNGKEQYYPWCTVDQSSGQLNVVWYDNRNTTSDSTGVFMGRSVDGGLTFENFQVSDQNFRPKPISGLATGYQGDYIGIVAANNKAYPFWMDDRTGNYQAWITEVTFGPSIDHTPLTNTENLTGPYVVNAVISSVNPLVAGSIKLYWGRGVGALTDSVVMTNTGGNNYTANIPGNGANAVYNYYLAAEDNQGFRSTLPGGAPTNYFTFSAATDVIPPVITHTAIGNTAQLRWPIDVTADVSDNIGVASVECEFKLNGGAVVTFPMPLISGSTYTGTFTGSAAINDVVEYRIKATDNSSQSNVAYSPASGFNSFTIIDVLGLVLVVDDNVTLDNRISPDKGGEVDESIPLGASATLFNTTLTALGYLVEEVTWASLNTANLNNYDLVILAAGDNSSTMFNDAAKRTAITNWTLAGGKTIVEGGEVGYIYRKSTSDLDPLFRQNVLNDSAWISDRSSNNLVLVTPTHPIFTTPNTITGPLTVNNGSTSFGARDEMTLLNKAGVTRIANWSGTTVQANASLIVHNPNNDTVVCRNIFFTFAISLLADQNVAADLIENAVGYLFRDIVPVELTSFTANVSGNSVNLSWNTATELNNNGFEIQRKSANNQFVKVGYIAGFGTTTEPKAYSFTDSKIAVGNYSYRLKQIDYDGTYAYSDEVNVDVSGPAQYSLEQNYPNPFNPSTLIKYSVAQDGFVNVSIFNLLGEKVATLVNSNMKAGSYELNFNASQLSSGVYFYSIEAGNFKAVKKMMLMK, from the coding sequence ATGAAAAGAGCTCTTCTTTTAATGCTCGTTACGACTGTTGTTTTTGGCATTCTTTCATCATCAACAAATGCACAAAGTAATGTTGATAATGAATTGAAATGGTCAAGAATCCAAGCAGATAAAAATGCCGTATCACCAGTTCAATCAGATTACAATTATATTCAGGGACCACCTGTCTTTCAAAAATATGATTTTGGTGAAACTGATGTTTTAGTAATGCCTAACTATAGAATTTTGCCGGCAACGAATACTACTCAATCAGAGTTATCAATTGATATTCATCCATCAAATCCGAATATATTATTCGCAAGTGCTAATGCAACTAACTGGCCATTTTCAACAATTTGGGGTACTGGTGTATATTGGACTACAGATGCCGGTGCTAACTGGGGTGGAGCAAATAACCCTCAGCCATTATTTGGGTCAACTAATTATGGTGACCCTTCATCAGCAATTGGACCAAATGGATATTTTTATGAAGGCTATATTACTTTAGCTGGTGGAATGGGTGTGGCTACATCAACAAATAATGGTGCAACTTGGACATCATCAGTTGTTTCCGCGTTATCGAGCGATGACAAAAATCATTTAATGGTTGATAAACAAGTTACCAGTCCTTATGTAAATAGAGTTTATAATACATGGACAGATTTTAACGGCGGCGCAAATAACAATCAGGTTGTTGTTAAATCTTCAACTGATTTTGGGGCTACATGGGGCACACTCATTAATTTGAGTGCTTCGTTAAATCCTGGAAGTCACGGTCAAGGATGTAATGTTCAAACAGGACCAAATGGTGAAGTTTATGTTGTATTTGCTGTTTATGATAACTTTCCAAGTGGTGAAGACGCAATTGGTTTTGCAAAATCTACTGATGGCGGAGCTACATGGACTAAATCCAGAATTTATGGAGCTATGACTCCTAACGGAAACTTTAACTTTGGAATTAGAGGAAATCTAAAACCAACTTCAATCAGAGTCTCATCTTTCCCGTCTATGTCAGTTGACCGTTCAGGTGGCCTAAACAATGGTAATATATATATTGTATGGCCGCAAATAAATGTTGCGCCTGCTGGTACTGATCCTGATATTGTTTGTTTAACATCTACTGATAACGGCGCAACATGGAATGGTCCTGTTAGAGTTAATGACGATGCTCTTAACAATGGCAAAGAACAGTATTATCCATGGTGTACTGTTGATCAATCATCAGGTCAGTTAAATGTTGTATGGTATGATAATAGAAATACAACTAGTGATAGTACCGGTGTTTTTATGGGTAGGTCTGTTGATGGTGGCTTAACTTTTGAGAACTTTCAGGTTAGTGATCAAAACTTTAGACCAAAACCAATTTCCGGTTTAGCAACAGGTTATCAAGGTGATTACATTGGTATAGTTGCTGCAAATAACAAAGCCTATCCTTTCTGGATGGATGATAGAACCGGTAATTATCAAGCTTGGATAACTGAAGTTACATTTGGTCCTTCAATTGATCACACTCCGCTTACAAATACAGAAAATTTAACAGGTCCTTATGTTGTAAACGCAGTTATATCATCAGTAAATCCTTTAGTTGCCGGAAGTATAAAATTATACTGGGGCAGAGGTGTTGGTGCCTTAACTGATAGTGTTGTTATGACAAACACTGGTGGCAATAATTATACGGCAAATATTCCGGGTAACGGGGCAAATGCAGTTTATAATTATTATTTAGCTGCTGAAGATAACCAGGGATTCCGTTCTACATTACCTGGCGGCGCACCGACTAATTACTTTACATTTAGCGCTGCTACAGATGTAATTCCACCTGTAATTACGCATACGGCCATAGGAAATACAGCACAATTAAGATGGCCTATAGATGTAACTGCTGATGTTTCTGATAACATAGGTGTTGCATCTGTTGAATGTGAATTTAAACTTAACGGTGGAGCAGTGGTTACATTCCCAATGCCATTAATAAGCGGCAGCACGTATACAGGAACATTTACGGGTTCTGCTGCAATAAATGATGTTGTCGAATATAGAATTAAAGCCACAGATAACTCATCACAAAGTAATGTTGCATATAGTCCGGCTTCCGGATTCAATTCATTTACAATTATTGATGTTTTAGGATTAGTTCTAGTTGTAGATGATAATGTAACTTTGGATAATAGAATTTCACCTGATAAAGGCGGCGAAGTTGATGAATCTATACCTTTGGGTGCTTCAGCAACATTGTTTAATACTACGCTTACAGCTTTAGGTTATTTAGTTGAAGAGGTTACCTGGGCTTCATTAAATACTGCAAATCTTAATAATTATGATCTTGTAATTCTTGCCGCAGGAGATAATTCATCAACAATGTTTAACGATGCCGCAAAGAGAACAGCTATAACTAACTGGACTTTAGCCGGTGGTAAAACAATAGTTGAAGGTGGTGAAGTTGGATACATTTATAGAAAATCAACATCTGATCTTGATCCATTATTTAGACAGAATGTATTAAATGATAGTGCATGGATTAGTGATAGATCATCCAATAATCTAGTATTGGTAACACCAACACACCCAATTTTTACAACTCCTAATACAATTACTGGCCCTCTTACAGTTAACAACGGCAGTACATCATTTGGTGCTAGAGATGAAATGACCTTATTAAATAAAGCCGGCGTAACTAGAATAGCAAATTGGTCTGGTACGACAGTTCAAGCAAATGCTTCACTTATTGTTCATAATCCAAACAATGACACTGTTGTTTGCAGAAATATTTTCTTTACCTTTGCAATTTCTCTTTTAGCAGATCAAAATGTTGCTGCTGATCTGATCGAAAATGCTGTTGGATATTTATTTAGAGATATAGTTCCTGTTGAACTTACATCATTTACAGCTAATGTTAGTGGTAACAGTGTAAACTTAAGCTGGAATACAGCTACTGAATTAAATAATAATGGTTTTGAAATCCAGAGAAAATCAGCAAACAATCAATTTGTAAAAGTTGGTTATATTGCAGGATTTGGAACTACAACTGAACCAAAAGCATATTCATTTACCGATTCTAAAATTGCTGTTGGTAATTATTCCTACAGATTAAAGCAAATTGATTATGATGGTACTTATGCATATTCAGACGAAGTAAATGTTGATGTATCTGGACCAGCTCAATACAGCTTGGAACAAAACTATCCGAACCCATTTAATCCAAGTACATTAATAAAGTACTCGGTAGCACAGGATGGATTTGTAAATGTATCAATATTCAATTTACTAGGCGAAAAAGTTGCAACACTTGTAAATAGTAATATGAAAGCAGGAAGTTATGAACTTAACTTTAATGCTTCACAATTATCAAGTGGAGTTTACTTCTATTCAATAGAAGCAGGCAACTTTAAAGCAGTAAAGAAAATGATGCTAATGAAGTGA
- a CDS encoding glycosyltransferase — translation MISVTYFIIILFLLTAVTVYKGFNHQLSRKYTTTTKPKLSLVIAAKNEETNINSLIDSIEQLNYPKENLEIIIVDDSSTDKTTELIQSKIKDKIHFKLITANNKTILGKKGALAIGIEAAQNNFIAITDADCVPKAYWLNAIAGKLDEGFDFVFSVAPIESGKTLVEKISAFENLRNTYLTIAAVGLNIPYSAAARSFAFRKTSFNRIGGYSNTTETISGDDDLLLREAVKNKMLIGTIIEPDAFVFSAAPIIFANYFKQKKRHLQTSFYYLAKQKMFLGFWHLINLVSLLSVWLFLISPILAMPFAVKLIYDFFVVIKYQKKLGHHFNFHEIIYLQILFEVFIVVNFFNSLSGKTEWK, via the coding sequence ATGATATCCGTGACATATTTTATAATAATTCTGTTTCTGCTTACGGCAGTAACTGTATACAAAGGTTTTAATCATCAGTTAAGCCGAAAATATACGACAACTACCAAGCCAAAATTGTCGCTTGTTATCGCCGCAAAAAATGAAGAAACAAATATTAATTCTCTTATTGATTCAATTGAACAATTAAATTATCCAAAAGAGAATTTAGAAATAATAATTGTTGATGATAGTTCAACTGATAAAACCACAGAATTGATTCAATCTAAAATAAAAGATAAAATTCATTTTAAATTGATAACTGCAAACAATAAAACTATCTTAGGCAAAAAAGGTGCTCTTGCAATCGGAATTGAAGCTGCACAAAATAATTTTATAGCTATTACAGATGCTGATTGTGTGCCCAAAGCATATTGGTTAAATGCTATTGCAGGAAAATTGGATGAAGGATTTGATTTTGTTTTTAGCGTTGCTCCAATTGAATCTGGTAAAACTTTGGTTGAAAAAATATCTGCGTTTGAAAATTTAAGAAACACATATTTAACTATAGCGGCAGTGGGATTAAACATTCCGTATTCAGCCGCTGCAAGAAGTTTTGCGTTTAGGAAAACATCATTTAATAGAATTGGCGGATATTCGAACACTACTGAAACAATTTCCGGAGATGATGATTTGCTTTTGCGCGAAGCCGTAAAAAATAAAATGTTAATCGGAACAATTATAGAACCAGATGCTTTTGTTTTTTCTGCAGCTCCAATAATTTTTGCTAATTATTTCAAACAGAAAAAAAGACATTTACAAACCTCGTTTTACTATCTAGCAAAACAAAAAATGTTTTTGGGATTTTGGCATTTAATAAATTTGGTTTCACTTTTATCAGTGTGGTTATTTTTAATATCACCAATATTAGCAATGCCATTTGCGGTTAAACTTATTTATGATTTTTTTGTTGTGATTAAATATCAAAAAAAACTGGGACACCATTTTAATTTTCATGAAATAATTTATCTGCAAATACTTTTTGAAGTTTTTATTGTTGTTAATTTCTTTAACTCACTTTCCGGTAAAACTGAGTGGAAGTGA
- a CDS encoding class I SAM-dependent methyltransferase yields the protein MKTQKLAWLDKSHPNFKRWQRARQLSIERGKFVQSVVNQMLNTKDLTVLDLGSGEGGTAKVLSKNNFVVSLDLSLVRLQRQRYNLISKKGSYPTDKSVHLREKDFSVEDSFEMTDLKLVNGSALILPFTNQSFDLIIIQDVIEHLLDVKDFYSEVKRVLKSNGTIYLSSPNKLSIFNIFSDPHFGLPFVSLLRRESIKKYFLKYFRKADYNRSDIAQLLSLNDLEKIFSNDFEFSLQTNFSVKELFNGNNGIVWSNFHLKLISFCKFVKLDILLNTISNDRFGIINKYFTPTFYMLVSRK from the coding sequence GTGAAAACCCAAAAACTAGCCTGGCTTGATAAATCTCATCCAAACTTCAAGCGATGGCAGCGCGCAAGACAGCTATCAATCGAACGTGGGAAATTTGTTCAATCGGTTGTCAATCAAATGTTAAATACTAAAGATTTAACTGTTTTGGATTTAGGCTCCGGTGAAGGCGGTACAGCAAAAGTTTTGTCAAAAAATAATTTTGTTGTTAGTTTAGATCTAAGTTTAGTAAGGTTGCAACGTCAGCGCTACAATCTCATTTCGAAGAAGGGTTCATACCCGACTGATAAATCTGTACATTTAAGAGAGAAAGATTTCTCAGTCGAAGACTCATTCGAAATGACGGACCTAAAATTAGTAAATGGCAGTGCATTAATTCTACCTTTTACCAATCAGTCTTTTGATTTAATTATCATCCAAGATGTGATTGAGCACTTGTTAGATGTAAAGGATTTTTACTCGGAAGTTAAAAGAGTTTTAAAAAGCAATGGGACTATTTATTTAAGTTCTCCAAATAAACTTTCAATCTTTAATATTTTTAGCGATCCACATTTTGGGTTACCGTTTGTATCTTTGTTAAGACGTGAATCAATAAAAAAATATTTTCTGAAATACTTTCGCAAAGCTGATTATAATCGTAGTGATATTGCACAGCTTTTATCTTTAAATGATTTGGAAAAAATATTCAGTAATGATTTTGAATTTTCGCTGCAAACAAATTTTTCAGTTAAGGAATTATTTAACGGAAACAATGGAATTGTCTGGAGTAATTTTCATCTAAAATTAATTAGCTTCTGCAAATTTGTAAAATTGGATATACTTTTAAATACTATTTCAAATGATAGATTTGGGATTATAAATAAATATTTTACTCCTACTTTTTATATGTTAGTAAGCAGGAAATAA
- the cdd gene encoding cytidine deaminase, which produces MNYKTLAHNAVEAKANALPPYSNFHVGAALLTEDDKIFTGCNVENSTFSLTICAERTAIFKAISEGERKFKAIAIASDSSDYITPCGACRQIIFDHCGEIDIICTNEKEEYKIFKTSELLPHAFGDKDLNK; this is translated from the coding sequence ATGAATTACAAAACATTAGCACACAATGCAGTGGAAGCAAAAGCAAATGCGCTTCCTCCCTATTCCAATTTCCATGTTGGTGCCGCACTTTTAACTGAAGATGATAAAATTTTTACTGGCTGTAATGTGGAAAACAGCACATTTAGTTTAACTATTTGTGCGGAGCGTACAGCCATCTTTAAAGCCATTTCCGAAGGTGAGAGAAAATTTAAAGCAATTGCTATTGCAAGTGATTCATCTGATTATATTACTCCGTGCGGTGCATGCAGACAAATAATTTTTGATCATTGCGGCGAGATTGATATTATCTGCACAAACGAAAAAGAAGAATACAAAATTTTTAAAACTTCAGAATTATTACCACACGCTTTTGGGGATAAGGATTTAAACAAATAA
- a CDS encoding thymidine kinase, translating into MEPKPHAVPKDSGWIEVITGCMFSGKTEELIRRLRRAKIAKQKIVIFKPIIDTRYSNNSIVSHSEQSLPSILIKDVKEILDLVEDAQVVGIDEAQFFSNDIINVCNKLADDGKRVIVAGLDMDYRGIPFEPLPQLLSVSEYITKSLAICVECGNPADRTQRKTASSERVIVGAADLYEARCRKCHYIPTEESN; encoded by the coding sequence ATGGAACCAAAACCACATGCAGTACCAAAAGATTCCGGCTGGATTGAAGTAATTACAGGCTGTATGTTCAGCGGCAAAACTGAGGAGCTAATCCGCAGATTACGCAGAGCAAAAATTGCAAAACAAAAAATTGTAATCTTCAAACCCATAATAGATACAAGATATTCAAACAATTCAATCGTTTCCCACAGCGAACAATCTCTTCCATCCATTTTGATTAAAGATGTAAAAGAAATTTTGGATTTAGTTGAAGATGCACAAGTTGTTGGAATTGATGAAGCACAATTTTTTTCAAACGATATAATTAATGTTTGCAATAAACTTGCGGATGACGGCAAGCGGGTTATAGTTGCGGGTTTGGATATGGATTATCGCGGTATTCCATTTGAACCGTTGCCGCAGTTGCTTTCAGTTTCAGAATACATTACAAAATCATTAGCAATATGTGTTGAATGTGGAAATCCGGCTGATAGGACTCAGCGTAAAACTGCTTCATCAGAACGAGTGATTGTTGGTGCAGCAGATTTGTACGAAGCACGCTGCCGTAAATGCCATTATATTCCAACTGAAGAAAGCAATTAA
- a CDS encoding NupC/NupG family nucleoside CNT transporter produces MNFESFIRGIFGLALLIGFAFVISNNKKKINWRLVISGFALQIFFAILILRGDSLRSFFFPLGWAKDFFNSLSYVFVLILNFTTEGAKFVFGNLALAPGNEGNLGFFFAFQVLPTIIFFASLMSVLYYLGVMQKVVQAMAWVMAKVMGTSGAESLSCTANIFVGQTEAPLMIKPFIKGMTQSELLTIMIGGMATIAGGVMAAYIQILGSSYAASHGVDLFTAQQMFATQLLGASFMAAPGAMMIGKILIPETSNSETKGTVKVSIEKNSGNVIEAAANGASDGLQLALNVGAMLIAFIAFIALINYLLNGLGDLAGFNSYLISKFGQPLSFQLIIGMVLQFVAYGIGVPWQDSLTFGSLLGTKIVLNEFVAYSDMGTLVETGKLVNEKSILMATYALCGFANFSSIAIQIGGLGPLAPNRKSDIAALGIKAVIGGVLTTLLTATLAGLFFSF; encoded by the coding sequence ATGAATTTTGAATCATTTATCCGCGGAATATTTGGGTTAGCATTATTAATTGGATTTGCATTTGTAATATCCAACAATAAAAAGAAAATCAATTGGCGATTAGTTATCTCAGGTTTCGCTTTACAAATATTTTTTGCAATTCTAATTCTTCGCGGTGATTCTCTGCGATCATTCTTTTTTCCGCTTGGCTGGGCAAAAGATTTTTTTAATTCGCTCAGCTACGTTTTTGTTTTGATATTAAACTTTACAACAGAAGGTGCAAAATTTGTTTTCGGAAATCTCGCCCTCGCTCCGGGTAATGAGGGCAATCTCGGATTCTTCTTTGCATTTCAAGTTCTGCCAACCATAATTTTCTTCGCAAGTTTGATGTCTGTACTTTATTACTTAGGTGTAATGCAAAAAGTTGTTCAGGCAATGGCGTGGGTTATGGCAAAGGTTATGGGCACAAGCGGCGCTGAATCTTTATCCTGCACAGCAAATATTTTTGTAGGACAAACAGAAGCACCATTGATGATAAAACCTTTCATTAAGGGGATGACGCAAAGTGAATTGCTAACAATTATGATTGGTGGAATGGCTACTATTGCGGGTGGAGTTATGGCAGCGTACATTCAAATTCTGGGTAGTTCGTATGCCGCTTCCCATGGTGTTGATTTATTTACAGCACAGCAAATGTTTGCAACACAACTGCTTGGTGCTAGTTTTATGGCAGCACCAGGTGCAATGATGATAGGAAAAATTTTAATCCCGGAAACCTCCAATTCTGAAACAAAAGGAACTGTAAAAGTTTCCATTGAAAAAAATTCAGGCAATGTAATTGAGGCAGCAGCAAATGGTGCAAGTGATGGTTTGCAGTTAGCGTTAAATGTTGGTGCGATGTTAATTGCGTTTATCGCGTTTATTGCTTTGATTAATTATTTGTTAAACGGTTTGGGAGATTTAGCTGGATTTAATTCTTATTTGATTTCAAAATTTGGTCAACCTTTAAGTTTTCAATTAATAATTGGAATGGTTTTGCAATTTGTTGCATACGGAATTGGTGTCCCTTGGCAGGATTCACTTACTTTTGGAAGTTTACTAGGTACTAAAATAGTTTTAAATGAATTTGTTGCTTATTCCGATATGGGAACGCTTGTAGAAACAGGAAAACTGGTAAATGAAAAATCTATACTTATGGCAACTTATGCGCTGTGCGGATTTGCAAACTTTTCGTCTATCGCTATTCAAATAGGCGGACTTGGGCCGCTTGCACCAAATAGAAAATCAGATATTGCAGCACTTGGAATTAAAGCGGTTATTGGCGGTGTGCTTACAACTTTATTGACTGCGACTCTAGCCGGATTATTCTTTTCATTCTGA
- a CDS encoding purine-nucleoside phosphorylase has product MIDLSFKYKKLLDFLKTETPFDPEISIILGSGLGDFAEQLQIHKSISTSDIPDYPASTVAGHKGKIHFTEYLNKKIILFQGRIHFYEGYNINECILPVFISHKLGAKHLLLTNAAGGINKNFVPGDLMLATSLNGILLKKELTDLIGLTNQSGKNNSLNLPDNDFNNLIKSAAEKEKINLKEGVYWYTKGPTYETPAEIKYFDKFRADAVGMSTVHEAVYASYLGMKTSAISCITNFAAGISNQKLSHSEVTETADKVKNIFARLVKSVIEVI; this is encoded by the coding sequence ATGATTGATTTATCTTTTAAATACAAAAAATTATTAGATTTTCTAAAGACTGAAACTCCTTTCGATCCTGAAATATCAATAATTCTTGGCAGTGGACTTGGAGATTTTGCAGAGCAATTGCAAATACACAAATCAATTTCTACTTCTGATATTCCAGATTATCCTGCATCAACAGTAGCAGGACACAAAGGGAAAATTCATTTTACAGAATATCTAAACAAAAAAATAATTTTGTTCCAAGGTAGAATCCATTTTTACGAAGGATATAATATTAATGAGTGCATACTTCCTGTTTTTATATCACACAAACTTGGTGCAAAACATCTTTTGTTAACAAATGCAGCTGGTGGAATAAATAAAAATTTTGTGCCCGGCGATTTGATGTTAGCAACATCTTTAAACGGAATATTACTCAAAAAGGAATTAACTGATTTAATTGGGTTAACAAATCAATCAGGAAAAAATAATTCTTTAAATCTACCAGATAATGATTTTAATAATCTGATAAAATCCGCAGCAGAAAAAGAAAAAATAAATCTTAAAGAAGGCGTTTACTGGTACACAAAGGGGCCGACTTACGAAACGCCGGCTGAGATTAAATATTTTGATAAGTTTCGTGCCGATGCTGTTGGAATGTCTACAGTTCACGAAGCAGTTTATGCATCATATTTGGGAATGAAAACATCCGCAATTTCCTGCATCACAAATTTTGCTGCAGGAATATCAAATCAAAAATTATCACATTCCGAAGTAACTGAAACAGCAGACAAAGTTAAAAACATTTTTGCAAGATTAGTTAAAAGTGTAATAGAAGTAATATAA
- a CDS encoding T9SS type A sorting domain-containing protein, producing the protein MFQKIILFIFSLCTLTIASDWNWQYPKPQGNNLWAIEFYNEHYGYAVGEWGTILFSSDHGLTWEIQYEAVTDNLRDIALADSVTAWIVGDNGMILKTTNNGFHWIEQNSGIQNGLNAVCFVDKNNGWAVGDNKRIIRTSDGGTNWIIQVVPLLPNNISFNGVHFNSLTEGWIVGSAGYILHTINGGTDWIVQKNTGATLQQIRFINSTTGFAVGINGSIFKTTNSGTNWNSIISNTTLGLNDILFSTTSDFWLVGDNGLILKSSNSGASWSSENLDTYASIHHISEFSGIKFIAGEYGLLAKKNNSDPWDFWNKGMNISINWVTFSEDVNGFGVGQYGRIIKTIDGGITWNDIHNGITGDSFYGADMSDQNNLWLVGDLGVLLHTSNGGTNWIQQTTNTTNTLLSICFVDGNNGWAVGDLGELIHTINGGITWVKQISGTTKLLFGVTFIDLNNGWITGEDGLVLRTTNGGVSWIQQNSSTTNALFYPHFINLNIGYCAGSFGIIIKTTNGGTTWFTQTSGTPNNIYLIKAISENSIWAIGDTGLVLHSSNGGLSWQSEFAKTGYDLFGLEVFDDTTAWICGDNGTVLATGNPGNVTSINEHGFNYLDSPKEFEVFQNYPNPFNPTTKIRWYSALSGWQTLKVYDILGNEIAILVNEYRNAGKYEIDFNASSLPSGVYLYRIQAGNFIVTKKMILLK; encoded by the coding sequence ATGTTTCAAAAAATTATACTTTTTATTTTTTCACTTTGCACACTTACGATTGCAAGCGATTGGAATTGGCAATATCCAAAACCTCAGGGAAATAATCTGTGGGCAATAGAATTTTACAATGAACACTATGGGTATGCAGTTGGCGAATGGGGAACAATTTTATTTTCCTCAGATCATGGATTAACATGGGAAATACAATACGAAGCGGTTACAGACAATTTACGCGATATTGCTTTAGCGGATTCGGTTACTGCCTGGATTGTTGGGGATAATGGTATGATTTTAAAAACTACTAACAATGGATTTCATTGGATTGAACAAAATAGCGGGATACAGAATGGTTTGAATGCAGTTTGTTTTGTGGACAAAAATAATGGTTGGGCTGTTGGTGATAATAAAAGAATTATCAGAACAAGTGATGGTGGAACTAATTGGATAATTCAAGTAGTGCCACTATTGCCAAATAACATAAGCTTTAACGGTGTTCATTTTAATAGTTTAACAGAAGGTTGGATCGTTGGATCTGCAGGATATATACTTCATACAATTAACGGAGGAACAGATTGGATTGTTCAAAAGAATACCGGGGCAACATTACAGCAAATAAGGTTTATTAATTCTACTACCGGATTTGCTGTTGGTATAAATGGATCGATATTTAAAACAACAAACTCTGGTACAAATTGGAACTCTATCATATCTAACACAACTCTTGGTTTAAATGATATTCTTTTTTCTACAACATCGGACTTTTGGCTAGTAGGTGATAACGGATTAATACTCAAGTCCTCAAATTCTGGTGCCTCATGGTCCTCTGAAAATTTAGATACTTATGCTTCAATACATCATATCTCAGAATTTTCTGGAATAAAATTTATTGCCGGTGAATATGGTCTATTAGCAAAAAAGAATAACTCAGATCCCTGGGATTTTTGGAATAAAGGTATGAACATTAGTATTAACTGGGTAACATTTTCCGAAGATGTAAATGGATTTGGAGTTGGACAGTATGGAAGAATTATAAAAACAATTGATGGCGGAATAACTTGGAATGATATTCACAATGGAATTACAGGTGATTCGTTTTACGGTGCAGATATGTCTGATCAAAATAACTTATGGCTTGTTGGAGATCTTGGAGTTCTTTTACATACTTCTAATGGCGGTACTAACTGGATTCAACAAACAACTAATACAACTAACACCTTATTAAGTATTTGTTTTGTTGATGGAAATAATGGTTGGGCTGTTGGTGATTTGGGTGAATTAATTCACACAATCAATGGCGGCATAACTTGGGTTAAACAAATATCCGGCACAACTAAATTACTTTTTGGTGTAACTTTTATAGATCTAAATAATGGCTGGATAACTGGTGAAGATGGACTTGTACTAAGAACAACAAATGGTGGTGTTTCCTGGATTCAACAAAATAGTTCAACTACTAATGCACTTTTCTATCCACACTTTATTAATCTGAATATTGGTTATTGTGCCGGCTCCTTTGGTATAATAATTAAGACTACAAATGGTGGAACAACCTGGTTTACTCAAACAAGCGGCACTCCAAATAATATTTATCTTATTAAAGCCATATCAGAAAATTCTATTTGGGCAATTGGGGATACAGGTCTTGTACTTCATAGTTCAAATGGCGGATTAAGCTGGCAAAGTGAGTTTGCAAAAACAGGTTATGATCTATTTGGATTAGAAGTTTTTGATGATACCACAGCATGGATCTGTGGTGATAATGGAACTGTACTTGCAACAGGAAATCCCGGAAATGTCACAAGCATCAATGAACACGGATTTAATTATCTTGATTCACCTAAAGAATTTGAAGTGTTTCAGAATTATCCAAATCCATTTAATCCTACAACAAAAATTCGTTGGTATTCTGCATTGAGTGGTTGGCAAACATTAAAAGTGTATGATATCCTTGGAAATGAAATTGCAATATTAGTAAATGAATATCGTAATGCAGGCAAATACGAAATTGATTTTAATGCTAGCAGCTTACCAAGCGGAGTGTATTTGTACAGAATACAAGCAGGCAATTTTATAGTAACAAAGAAGATGATATTACTCAAGTAA